TTTCTCATCGACGCCGGCTTCCAGCTCGTCTACATGGTCGGGATGACCCTCCTCCTCACGCTGTGGCGCTGAGGGCCCTGCGGCTTCTGGCGTCGCGGGCGGCACGCCCGGGTCTCGCCCTGGCACTCTTCGCAACCGCCTGCGGGGCGCCGCCGGCGACCTGGATCGAACCTGCCACCGGGCTGGAGTTCCTCCTCCTGCCCGCCGGGGAGTTCGAGATGGGCAGCCCGGCGACGGAGCCTGGGCACGAGGTCTCCGAGAGTCGGCACCGGGTCCGGCTGACGCACCCGGTCTGGTTCGGTCGCCACGAGGTCACGCAGCGGCAGTGGCTGCAGGTCATGGGGGAGAATCCGAGCCGGTTTGCCGACTGCGGACTCGACTGTCCGGTGGAGAACGTCAACGCGCGCGAGGTCGAGGCGTTTCTCGTTCGGCTGGGCAGGCTCTCGGGTGCGACGTTCCGGTTGCCGACCGAGGCGGAGTGGGAGTACGCCTGCCGGGCCGGGACGACGACCCCGTTCAGCACCGGAGCGAACCTCACCAGCGCGCAGGCCAACTACGACGCCCGCTATCCCTACCCCGGCTTTCCGGCCGGAAGCTTCGTCGGCCGGCCGAGGCCCGTCGGGAGCTACGCCCCGAACGCCTGGGGGCTCTTCGACCTCCACGGCAACGTCTGGGAGTGGTGCCAGGACGAGCTCTGTCCCTATGCCGCGGGCACGGCGACCGATCCCGTCGGTTCCTGCGCCGCCGAGCTGCGGGTCATCCGCGGCGGGAGCTGGACCTTCAACGCCGACAGCGCGCGTTGCGCGGTGCGCTACAGCCATCGTCCGGAAGACCAGGGGCCCAGCCTCGGAGTCCGCCTGGTTCGCGCCCTTTGAGCTCGGCGTCTGTCGCCCGGCTGCCGTGTGGTCTACGATTGCCGCATGAGACTCCTTCCCACCGTTCTCCTAGGATCGTCCGTGCTGGTTGGCTGCGGTTTGGCCCTGGCGTCCGCCGTCCCGCCAGAACCTCCGCCAGCCGCAGCGGCAGCAGCCACGAAGGCGCCGCCGCCGTCCGCCGGTTCGCCGGAGTGGATCGTCGACCGGTTCTTCGTTCAGAAGGAGTTCCCGGAGCTCGCGAGCCACGCCACCGGCGAGTTCGCCGAGCTCTACAGGCGCTCGCCGACCTTAGGCTCGATCCTCCCGGCGGCTGTGACGGTGACCACCCGGGTGCTGGAGCGCGACTCGCTGCACGCTGTCTTCGGCGTCACCATGACCGACAGCAACGTGAGCAAGGAGTGGTACGCCTACCTGCGCACGGAGGGCGGCGCCTGGAAGCTCGAGGCGATCCGTACCCTGCAACTCGGCCCGAAGTTCTTCGAGACCCTGGTGGCAGCGGAGAAGGGCGCGCTCGCCGGAAGACTCAACGAGCTCGGGGTGCAGGAGCTCGACCGCTCGCATCTGACGATCGCGTCGGACGCCGAGCTGAAGGGCCATTTCGTCGCCCATCAGCCGCTCTTCGACGCGCTCGCGAAGGAGTTTGCCGCGCAGACGGCGCTCGACGTGGTGAACTTCGACGCCCGGATCGCTCCGACGGACGGTGCGACGCCGGAGAGAGCGAGCGGCCTGGCGCAGCAGCTGCGCTCGCTCAAGCTCGGCGCGGCGATCCGCAAGTACCGCGACTGCGAAGGCTGCGTGGTCCTTCTGGTCGGCGGCGACGGCGCGAACCAGGTCGGATACCTCCATGCCGGCCCCGGCGCGAGGGTGCCGAAGATGTCGCCACAGAGCTTCTTCTATGTCGAGCCGATCGCCCCGGGCTGGTATCTCTTCAAGACGGTCTGAGCGGACGGTGCCGCTCGGTCCCGCGGTCGGACTGACGCTGTTCGCTGTCTGGGCGGTCGGCCAGCTCGCCCGGGATCGCACCCTGGCGACCGCTTGGGCCTTCTACCTGCCTTCGGTCGTCGTCCTGGTGGCCCTGCTCCTGCTTGCGATCATCGAGGTGATGCGTCGCCGCTGGCGGCTGGCCGGACTCCTGTTGGCGGTCGCGCTCTTCCCCGCGGCCGGTGTCCTTGTGGTCGAGAATCGCTGGCTGCCAAGGGCCGTCCCGGTGTCCCCGGCCGGATCGGAGACCGGGAGGCGCGCCGATCTCCGGGTGATCGCCTGGAACGCAGCCGACTTCCCGCGCGGCGTCGAACGCGCGGCGGCGGTCCTGCGGCCGCTCGATGCCGACCTGGTGCTCCTCTCCGAGGCTCCCGGCAAGCCGCCGCGAGAGCTGGCCCGCCAACTCGCCGGCGACCTCCGTCTCACGGCGGTCGGATCGATGGCACTGTTCGCCCGTGGCGAGCTCTCCGATCTCGAGTGGCTGGCGCGCGAAGGTGAGGTGCAGGCGGCCTTCGTGCGCTGGGCCGTCGACGGCCGGACGCTCGGCGTCCTCGCCGTGAACGTGATCTCCTCGCCGCGGGTGCCTCGCGACCCGTTGCTCCAACGCATCGTCGCGATGATCGAGTCGCACGATCCCGATCTCGTTCTCGGCGACTTCAACTCCCCGCGCCGTTCGCGGGCGCTCGCCCTTCTGCCGGCGGGCTTCCGGCACGCCTACGACGCCAGCGGAACGGGGTGGTCATCGACCTGGCCCGCAAGGTTGCCGCTGCTCGCCATCGACCAGACCATCGTCGGACCCCGCCTCGCGGTCCGCGGCTATCGCCTGCAAACGACCCGGATCAGCGATCACCGGTTGCAGGTGACGGAGCTCGACTTCGCAGTGCCACCCGCCGGCGGATCCGGGTAGAGTGCGCGGGAATTTCGCAGCCTGGAGGAGCCGATGTCCTTTTGCAGATCGAGCCTGACCGCCTTGTGCCTCCTGGCCGCGGCCACCGGCTGCCGCACGCAGGTTCCGGTAGAGCCGCGGACGACGCCGGCAAGCGCGCCTGCGGCCGTTTCGGACCTGACGGTCGCCCCGAGCGACGACCGGCTGGGCGGCGTCCTCTGGACGCAGACCTCGGCCGAGTACCGCGCCCTGGCGCTCGCGGCTTTCGCGCGCGCCCGGATCGAGCTCGACCGCGCCCTCGCCGAACGGGGAGCGACAGCGGCGCTCGAGCAGCAGGGCGAGTTCGCCGATCTGCCACCGGCCGTCATCGCCGATGTGGATGAAACCCTGCTCGACAACTCCCCTTACGAGGCCGACCGCATCCGGGCCGGCGGTCGGTACGAAGCGGTCTCCTGGGGCGCCTGGGTGAACCGCGCCCGCGCGACGCCGGTGCCGGGAGCGCTCGAGTTCGCGCGCTATGCCGCCGAACGCGGCGTGACGATCTTCTACGTCACCAATCGGGCCGCCCCCCTCGAAGCGAAGACGCGCGCCAACCTCGAGGCGCTCGGCTTTCCACTGGCGGCCGATCGCGACACCGTACTGGTCCCGGGCGAGCGTCCCGACTGGAGCTCGGACAAGACGACGCGGCGCGCCGAAGTGGCCAGCGCCTTTCGCATCCTGCTGCTCGTCGGCGACGATCTCGGCGACTTCGTGAGCGGCGCGCGAGCGGCGCCGGAGGCGCGCCTGGCGCTCGCGGACCGCTTCGCCGACCGCTGGCAGAAGAGCTGGATCCTGCTGCCGAATCCGTACTACGGCTCGTGGGAGCGGGCGCTCCTGGGGAACGCGCGCGAGCTCTCCGCCGAGGAGGTCCGGCGCCTGAAGATGGAGCGCCTGCGCGGCAGTGGTGACGAGCCGGCGCCTCGGGAATCGGACAATCCAGGGAAGCTCCAGGACTGATGGCCTCAGCCGCCCGGAGCCGCTGGCTCCGCTTCTACGCTGTCGTCGGACAGGTCCCTGCGGGGAGCGTCGCGACCTACGGCCAGATTGCCCTCCTCGCGGGATTTCCGGGCAACGCCCGCCAGGTCGGCTACGCGCTCGCGGCCCTGCCCGAGGAGAGCGACCTGCCCTGGCAGCGCGTCATCAACGCCCGCGGGGAGGTGAGCCCGCGGCACGAGCCGGGCCGCGACGCTTTCCAACGCCACCTGCTCGAAGAGGAGGGCGTCTCCTTCGGGCTCTCGGGCCGGGTCGATCTGGCGCGGTTCGGCTGGCAACCGGGCGCGCCCCGATTGCCGCGCGGTCGCGGCAGGGGCCGCAACGCCGGGGCGCAGCGCCGATGAGGCGAGCCCTGCTCAAACTCTGGCGGGACATGGGTCCCGGCGGCCCCTCGTCGATCACGCTCGCGATGCTCTCGGCCGTCCTCGGGCTCGGTCTCCCGGTCGCGTGGCGGATCCCTGCGGTCCTTCGTCATGCGCGTCGCGACGAGCGCGCGCCCGCCGACCTGATCCTCGTCCTCGGACGCGAGCTGCGCGACAACCGCCCGACGCCGGTCTTTCGCGCGCGCCTCGAACACGGCGCCCGCCTGCTTCGTGAAGGCTGGGCGCCCCGGATCGTCGTCTCCGGCGGCGTGACGGGCGACAGTCGGGTGAGCGAGGCCGAGGCCGGGCGCGATCATCTGCTCGCTGCGGGGCTCCCCGGGTCGGCGGTGCTCGTCGAGGCCGGCAGCCGGCACACGCTCGAGAACCTGTTCAATGTGCGGGAGACGCTGCGCCGCGAACGTTGGCAGCGCCTGATCCTGGTCTCCGATCCGCTCCACCTGGCCCGCGCCGCCACCATGGCGCGCGGCCTCAGCCTCGAAGTGCTGCTCTCGCCGGCCGCCGACTGCCCGCCGGAGCGCGGCAGCGCGCGCTGGTTCCTGCGCGCTGCCCACGAGGCGTTCCTGCTCCACTGGTATCACGTGGGCCTGCTCTACAGCCGCGCCATCCGGTCGGAACGGCTCCTGGGCAGAGTGACCTGATCTCCGGCTAGAATCTGCCGCCTCGTCTCGAAAGGAGACCTCCCTGTGCGCCGAACCTTGCCAGCCGTTGCCGTCGTCACAGCCATTGCCGGAGGGTGCGCCTGGTTCGCCGTCGCGCCGGTCCTCGCCGCCGCGTCCGCGGCCGACCTCGCGGCGCTCGGCCGCATCCGCGACGAGGGCTTTAGGCGTTCGCAGGTGATGGAGATCGTCGGGCATCTCACCGACAGCATCGGACCGCGCCTGACCGGTTCGCCACAGATGAAGGCGGCGAACGACTGGACGCTCGGCAAGTTCAAGGAGTGGGGCCTCGCCAACCCCCGTCTCGAGCCCTGGGAGTTCGGCGAAGGCTGGAGCTTTTCGCGTGCCGAGGTGCGAATGGTCGCGCCGGTGCCGGCGGTGCTCGCGGCGCTCCCCAAGGCCTGGACACCGGGGACGACAGGGGTCGTGACCGGCCAGGCGATGCTGCTCGAGATCGAGAAGGTCGAGGATCTGGAGCCGCACAAGGGGCAGCTCGCCGGCAAGATCCTCTTCCTCTCCGAGGCGCCGGAGCACAAGGACCCGACGGCGCCGGTCTTCGAGCGCTACGACGCGGTGAAGCTCGACGACCTCGCGAGCTACGACATCCCGGGGGATCGCGACGCCGACTCGTGGCGCGAGAAGGCGAAGAAGCGCCGCGAGCTCTGGCTCAAGGTCGCCGACCTGCTGGTCGCCGAAGGGGTGGTCGCCACCGTCGAGGTCTCCTCCTTCGAGCATGGGGTCGTGCGGGTCATGGGGGGCGGCGGGCAGGGGCTCGCGAACCAGCCGCTGGGGGTGCCCGCCCTCGTCATGGCGGTCGAACCTTACGAACGCGTCCTGCGCCTTCTCGACCGGGAGCAGGAGGTCCTGCTCACGATCGATGTCGCGGCGCGGTTCCATCGTGAGTCCACGACTTCGTGGAACACCTTGGCCGAGATCCCGGGCACCGACAAGAGCGCCGAGGTCGTCATGGCCGGGGCGCACCTCGACTCGTGGCATGCCGGCACCGGCGCGACCGACAACGCCGCCGGTTCGGCGGTCGTGCTCGAAGCGATGCGGATCCTGAAGGCGCTCGAGGTGAAGCCGAAGCGGACGATCCGCGCCGCGCTGTGGAGCGGTGAGGAGCAGGGCCTGCTCGGTTCGCGGGCCTATGTGAAGGAGCACTTCGCCACGCGCCCCGAGCCGACCGACGAGGCCGAACTGGCGCTTCCGCCGCGCTGGCGCAAAGCGACCTGGCCGGTCGAGCCGAAGCCGGAACATGCCCGGCTCGCGGCCTATTTCAACATCGACAACGGTGGCGGCCGGGTGCACGGGATCTACGCCCAGGAGAACCTCGGGGCGAAGTTGCTCTTCGAGCAGTTCATCGAGCCGTTGAAGGATCTGGGTGTCACCACCGTGACGATGGAGAACACCGGCTCGACCGACCACGTTGCGTTCGACGGCGTCGGCCTCCCCGGTTTTCAGTTCATCCAGGACGCGCGCGACTACAGCACGCGCACGCACCATTCGCACATCGACACCTACGAGCACCTCGACCCGGCGGATCTCAAGCAGGCCGCAGTCGTCATGGCGAGCTTCCTCTACCAGGCCGCGATGCTCGACGGCCCGTTTCCGAGGAAGCCCATGCCGGTGGAGCCGCCGAAGAAAGCCGAGAAGAGGAAGCCGGCGGAGGCCCCGGCAGCGGCTCCCGCCGCGGCTCCGGCGGCTGCGACGGGGATGGCGAAACCGTAGAAGACGGACGCGAGGCTAGAATGCGTTCGGAAGCGCTCGGGGGCTGGTGCCTCTCGCGGTCTTCAAAACCGTAGTCCGGCGCCGGTTGCGGCGACGGGGGTGGGTTCGATTCCCATGCGCTTCCGCCACTCTCGCCTCTCTCGCCTCTCTCGCCGTTGCCGCCGCCCCGCCGCCCCGCCGATCGCAGTCGAAACCGAAGCGCCGGCCGGCTCGCCGGCGCTCTTTTCAGCGATCGAGATGCATCCACTCGCAGGGGGCGCCGGCCACCACCGCCGGGGCACTTGCCCGGATGCGCACCAGGGCCCCCGCCAGGCCGAAGGCGAGCAGGTCGTGCGAGCCCTTGGGTGAGATCGGCGTGAGGATCGGCCGGCCGCCCTCGTTTCGCAAGGATGCCGGCACGAAGCGGTCGCGCTTGCGGCCGGCGCCGAGGGGGCTGCCGAGGTTGCCGGGCAGTGCGGATTCCCAGCAGCCCGCCGGTCCTCCCAGCAGGCGCTCGAGCGCCGGGCGGACGAAGAGCCACCAGGCGACCATCACCGAGGCCGGATTTCCCGGCAGGCCGAAGACCAGCTGCGCGCCATCGGCGCCGGAGCGATGGGCGACGAGGAGCGGCTTCCCGGGCTGGATCGCCACACCATGGAAGAGCGTCTCGAAGCCGAGCCGGGCGAGAGCGGGCGCCAGGAAGTCGGCCTCGCCCATCGAGACGCCACCGCAGCAGAGCAGGACGTCCCGGCCCTCGAGGCCGGCTCGCAGGCTCGTCGTCAGGCCATCGAGGTCGTCGCGCGCGATCCCGAGCGGACGCACGGGCAGGTTCATCCGCTCGAGCTCCGCGACGAGAAAATCGCTGTGGGAGTCGCGCAGCTGGCCGGGTGCCGGAGTCGCCTCGGGCGGCACGATCTCGTTGCCGGTGAGCTGAAGTGCCAGGCGCGGCGCGCGGTGGACTTCGACCTCGCCGATGCCCTGGCTGGCGAGGAGCGCGAGCGCCGCCGGGGTGAGAAGCGCACCCGCGGACAGCAGCGGAGCGCCCTGACGGACAATCTCCCCTCGCCGCCGAATGGCGGCGCCAACAGCGACCTCGGCGGTCGGCCGCACCCGTTCGCCCGCGCACACCGTCTCCTCCACCGCAATGACGCGGTCCGCTCCGTTCGGCACGGCCGAGCCGGTCATGATGCGCAACGCCCAGCCCTGGGCGAGCGTGCCGGCGAATCCCGGCTCGTCGCGGTCGCCGGCGAATCGGGTGCCGGCGATCGGAAACCAGCCCTCGTCGGCGCTCGCGCCCGCGAGTGCGAAGCCGTCGAGGGCGGAGAGGTCGCACGGCGGCAGGTCGGTGGTGGCGACGGTTGCGGCGGCGAGCCGGCGCCCCGCCGCCCGCCGGCGGGAGAGGCGCTCGGCGGGGAGCGGGCCGAGGTGCGGCAGGAGCTTCGCCCAGGCGGCTTCGGGATCGATCATGAAGGGTGTCCTATCAGAGGGTCGGGTCGGCGGCAACTTCCGGCAGCGTCATCGGCCCCGGAGGGCGGTTACGGCGGGCAGCCGCAGCATCCGAAGGCGCGCACGGTATGATCCGGGATTCGATGGACCGACCCTTGGAACGCACCTCCCAGTACCGCGGCGACCTGCGACAGACGGCGCTGCCGGAGATGCTCGCGATCATCCACCAGACGCGGGTCGCCGGGGTGATCGAGGCCGTGCTCGGCGATGTCGCCAAACGGATCTTTCTCGAGAACGGCTACGTCGTGCACGCCGCGTCGTCCGATCTCGCCGACAGCCTCGGCGGCTACCTGCGACGCTCCGGCAAGCTCTCGGAGGGGGACTTCCATGTCGCGATGGCGAATCGCGGAGCGGGGAACAAGCGGCTCGGAGAGGTACTGATCGAACAGGGCACGCTCGCCCCGGCGCAGGTCTTTCAGGCGATCCGCGAGCACGTCGAAGCGATCGTCTGGAGCCTTTTCGCCTGGGAGGAGGGCACCGTCACCTTTCACCTCGGCGCCCTCGACACGCGCGAACTGGTGCGCATTCAGATCCCCCTCCGGCAGGTCGTGGTTCAGGGCGTCAAGCGGGCGGCGAACGCCAAGTCGCTGGTCACCAGGATGGGCGGCAAGGACACGCTCTTCGTGCCCTCCTACAAACTCGAAGACCTGATCGAAGTGGCGCTCGATGCCGAGGAGTACAAGCTCCTCGCCATGGTCGACGGCAAGCGGACGGTCTACGAGCTCGCCACCAAGGGCCCGCTCGCGCCGCCGGAGAACGCCAGGCTCCTCTACGCCTATAGTGTGCTTCAGCTGATTCGGAAGGTCGGGGTCGCCGAACCGGCGGCGGCGCCGGGAGTCATCAAGATCAAGCTGCGTCCCGAAGGCTGACCGGGCAAGAGGTCGAAAGATGCCGCTTTACGAATATCTCTGCGAGTCGTGCGGTGAGCGCACCGAGATCCTGCAGCGCTTCGGCGACCTGTCGGAGATCGTCTGCCCGAGCTGTGGCGCGCCGATGCGCAAGCTCCCGTCCGCGCCGTCGATTCAGTTCAAGGGCAGCGGTTTCTACCTGACCGACTACGCCAAGAAATCGGGCGGCACGGAGGGCACCTCGCCGCGGGGCGGGTCGGACAAGGCCGCCGACAAGGCGGGGGAGAAGAGCAGCGAGGCCGGCACCGCCAAGAGCGCAGGCGCGGGGTCGGACAGCGGCGGCGGCAGCTCGGCGCCGGACTCGGCCTCTTCGAGCACCCCATCGTCGGCCCCCGCCCCTCCCGCCGCCGGCAAGACCCCGGCGGGATCGGGAGGCGCGTGATCGGTTCCGGCAGGCGCCGCGAGCCGTTCTCCGCTCGCTCCCGGCGCGCGATCGGCCGCGGTGTCGTTGCGCTCCTGGCGGGTTTCGCTGCCGCGGCGCTTCCGGCCACCGGGCTCGACCTTCACCCGGTGCCGCTCTATGGCGCCGACATCCGCAGCCTGGTATTCGATCCGTCGAATCCCGAGCGCGCCTTCGCCGGAACCTCGGCCGGGCACGTCTACCTGTCGGAGGACGGCGGTGCGAGCTTCCGCAACGCCGGTGTCGAGATCCCGTTCCCGAGCTGGGTGGTCGGCACGCTGGTGTTCGACGCGAATCGGCCGGAGCGACTCTGGGCGGGACTCTGGGGCATCTGGGGCGGCGGCCGGGTGGCGTTCTCCGACGACCGCGGCGCGACCTGGACGGTGCGTCCCGGGAGCGCCAGTGGCGAGGCCCAGGTCTACGCCCTGGCGACGGTACCGGGTGTCCCGGACCGGCTCTTCGCCGGCACGCGCGCCGGGGTCGAGCTCTCCGACGACGCCGGTCTCGCTTTTCGTCCCGTCGGTCGCGATCTCCCCGGCCTGATCCATGTCTCGAGCCTGCACGTCGACCGGCAGCGGCCGCAGATCGTCGTTGCGGGTACCTGGCGCCAGGCCTACCGCAGCGAAGACGGCGGCCTGACCTGGCGCGGCGTCTTCGACGGCATGCTGCTCGATTCGGAGGTTTTCTCCCTCCATCCCGCCGTCGACCGGCCGGGAGAGCTTTGGGCCTCCACCTGCGGCTGGGTCTACCGTGGCGATGGCCTGGGCGACAAGTGGACACGCTTCCAGACCGGACTGACGGAGCGCCGGACGCCCAGCCTGGCCGTGCTGCCGGGAGAGCGCCTCCTCGCAGGAACGGTGGCCGGCGCCTTCCTCTCGACCGATCGTGGCGCCTCGTTCCGGCGGACGACCCCGGAGTCGCTGGCCGTGTTGGCGATCGCTTACCATCCGGCGCAGCCGGACCGGATCCTAATCGGTACCGAAGGCGCCGGGATCTGGAGCTCGACCGATGGCGGCGAGAGCTTCCGCGCCCGTCCGGTGGCGATGCGGAACCTGCGTGTGCCGGCGCTCGACCAGGACGGCGACCACCTCTTCGCGGCCGTCGCCCACGCCGGCCCGGCGTCCGGGGTGTACCGCTCACCGGACGGCGGCAGCTCCTTCGAGCCACTGCCCTCGGAGCTTCCGACGGTTCTCGCGATGGCTTCCACCGGCGAGCGTCTCTTCGTCGCCACCGAACGCGGACTCTTCGAGCGCGAGCGGTCGCGGGAAGGGGGCGCCGAAATGACTCTCCCGGTTCGTTTCCATCGCGTTGCCGAGATCGGGGAGCGTCGCGTCGAACAGCTCCTGGCGACTGCGGAGCGTGTCGTGGCGCGCACCCGGGACGCCCTTTTCGAGATCTCGACCGCGAGCCCCGAAGCTCGCTTCCGTCCGCTGGCGCTCGGACCGTCGGCGCCACCGACGAGCTCCGGTTTCCACGGGATCCGGTCTCTGCGCTCGGTGGCACTCGCGGCCGGTGATCTCTGGGTGCTCCACGACGAGGGACTCTCGCGGATGGTGGACGGGAATCTCCAGGCCGCGAGCCTGCCCTTCGCGGCGGCGCCGGGGAGCGAGATCTTCAGCGTGTCGGGCGACCTGCACTATTCCGGAAGGGGCGGGCTCTTCCGTCGCGACACCGGCACGGGCGCCTGGATGCCGCTGCGCCCGGGTCCGCTCCGGACGATCGCTACCGGCAGCGAGCGCTTTCCCTATCTGGTCGAAGCGCACGGCGCCCTGTCGCTGCTGGCTTTGCCCGAGAGGGCCGGTCCCGGCGGGGAAAAGGGCGAGGGCGCCTGGCTGGCGATCGATCTGCCGTACCCGGCACGCGAGACGCTGTCGGCGCTGGTGACCAGCGATCGCCTGCTGCTCGGCTCGTCGGGGTTCGGCGTCTGGCAGGCCATGCTGCCGGTTCTCCCGCCGTCGGCTCCGGTAGCTCAGACGCCCGGCGAAGGTCAGCGTTCGGCGGACAGCGACGCCAGAATCCGCAAATAGGTCTCGTAACGGCTGGTGTCCAGAGCGCCGGACGCCGCGGCTTCGCGCACGGCGCATTGGGGCTCGTGCGAGTGGCTGCAATCGTTGAACCGGCACTGCGGCGAGAGCTCCTCGAACTCCTCGAAGTAGCCGGAGAGCTCCTCGCGGGAAAGCTTCCAGAGACCGAACTCGCGAATGCCCGGGGTGTCGATGATCCGCGTCTCGTTCGGCAGTCGGTAGATCCGCGCCCGGGTCGTGGTGTGGCGGCCGCGCGCGTTCATCGCCGAAACCTCTCCCACCCGCACGTCGAGCTCGGGCGAGAGCGCGGAGAGGAGCGAGCTCTTGCCGACGCCGCTGTGGCCGACGAAGACCACCGTCTTCGCGGCGAGCAGGTCGCGCAGCTCTTCGATCCCCAGTCCGGTCTTCGCCGAACAGAAGAGGAACGGAATGCGCAATGCGCGATAGGGCGCGAGCCGCGCCAGCTCCGGATCGCCGGCGGTGTCGGAGGGTTGGGCGGGCGGTGCTTCCGCCAGATCGAACTTGTTGACCACGATCGCTGCGGGTACGCCGCCGTGGGCGAGCGCGACGAGAAAGCGGTCCAGCAGCCCGGTCGCCAGAGCCGGCTTGCGCAGGGCGGTGACGACTACCGCGAGGTCGATGTTGGCCGCCAGAACACGCTCGCGGTGGGCGAGCAGTGGATCCGGGCGCGAGAGCCGGCTCTGGCGCGGCAGGACCTGGGCAACCACCAGTTCGCCGTTGGGCCGCCGCGCCACGCGCAGGCGGTCGCCCACTGCGAGATCGCTCTTCTGCACCATGGCGAGAGCCTTCGGCAGGTGGCAGGGCACGATCTCGCCGTCCATCTCGACCTCGCACTGTCCGCGCGTGATCGCGACGACCAGCCCCTCGCCGGCGACGACCGGATCGACCGCGGCTTCGGACGAGGATGAAGAGACTGTCTGGGCGCAGGGCAAGGTCGGGTCGGCGGGACGCTGCACCGGCGCCGGAGCGCGCAGGCGCTCGGCCCGGCGATCGATACCCTCCGAGCGCCGTTGCCCGCGCTTCTGGCGCAGAGGGAGATCGTCGAACTCGTGCTCGTCCATGGTCAGCGGCCCGCCCCGGAGAGAGTCATCCCGGCGATCAGTCCTGAACGCCGGTGATGCCGGCCTTGCGCGCGTAGTAGCGGAACGAGCGGAAGCTCATCCGCAGAAGCTCGGCCGCCTGGGTCTGGACGCCGCCGCTGCGCTCGAGGGCCTGCCGCATGACGTCGGCGCGAATGCCCTCGAGCAGGCCTTCGAGATCGATGCCCTCGGGCGGCAGTGCAACCCCCTGTTCGTCGCGCGTTCCGGAGCCGGCGAGCGACGTGGGGAGGTCCGCGGCGGTGATGGCGCTGCCAGTCGAGAGGGCGATCGCGCGCTCGATCAGGTTCTCGAGCTCGCGTACGTTGCCGGGCCAGCTGTGTCCTTCGAGAAGGCGCATGGCCTCGGCCGAGATGCGTTTCGCCGGCACGCCCAGGGCGGCGCTGTACTTGTGCAGGAAGTGGTCGACCAGCAGAGGGATGTCCTCCCGCCGCGCGCGCAGCGGGGGAATCGAGATCGGAATGACGTTGATACGGTAGAACAGATCCTCGCGGAACTCTCCGCGGCCGATCTTCTCCACCAGATTCTGGTTGGTGGCCGCAATGATCCGGACGTCCACAGGGTCCTCGCTCGAGCCGCCGACCCGCCGGACGACCTTCTCCTGCAGCACGCGCAGAAGCTTGACCTGCATCGGCAGGCTCATCTCGCCGATCTCGTCGAGAAAGAGCGTGCCGTGGCTGGCCTCCTGAAAGAGACCCTTCTTGTCGCGCAGCGCGCCGGTGAAGGAGCCGCGCTCGTGGCCGAAGAGCTCGCTCTCGAGAAGGTTCTCGGGCATGGCGCCGCAGTTGATCGACAGGACGCGCTGGGTGGCCCGGGGGCTCGAGAAGTGGATGGCGCGGGCGATGAGCTCCTTGCCCGTGCCGCTCTCGCCGTGGATCAGGACGGTCGAGGCGGTGCGGGCGACGCGTTCGATGAGGCCGAAGATCGCCTGCATCCGCGGGCTGCGCCCGATGATGTTCTTGAATGCGTAGCGCTGCTCGAGCTCGCGCCGCAGGTAGGTGTTCTCTTCATAGAGCCGGTTCTTCTCGAGAGCGCGCTGCAGCACCGCCTTGAGCTCGTCGATGTCGAACGGCTTGGGCACGTAGTCGTAGGCGCCCAGTTTCATCGCGTCGATGGCGTTCTTCGTGGACGTGTAGGCGGTCATCATGATGACCGAGGTGCGCGACTCGCCAGCCTTGATCTCCTTCAGCAGTTCGAGGCCGTTGCCGTCCGGCATCATCATGTCGCACAGCACCAGGTCGGGGGTGCGCTCGGCGAGCTGCTCCCGGGCCTCGCGCACCGAGCGGGCGGTGGCCACCTGAAGCCCTTCGCTGGTGCAGAGGACGGACAGGAAATCGAGAAGGCTCGCCTCGTCGTCGACGATCAGAATGCTCCCGATCATCACTCAGGCCTCCGTAGCGACCGGCACGGCCGCCGGACTGAGGACGGGAAGGGAGACCACGATCCG
The DNA window shown above is from Thermoanaerobaculia bacterium and carries:
- a CDS encoding DUF4388 domain-containing protein, encoding MDRPLERTSQYRGDLRQTALPEMLAIIHQTRVAGVIEAVLGDVAKRIFLENGYVVHAASSDLADSLGGYLRRSGKLSEGDFHVAMANRGAGNKRLGEVLIEQGTLAPAQVFQAIREHVEAIVWSLFAWEEGTVTFHLGALDTRELVRIQIPLRQVVVQGVKRAANAKSLVTRMGGKDTLFVPSYKLEDLIEVALDAEEYKLLAMVDGKRTVYELATKGPLAPPENARLLYAYSVLQLIRKVGVAEPAAAPGVIKIKLRPEG
- a CDS encoding FmdB family transcriptional regulator, coding for MPLYEYLCESCGERTEILQRFGDLSEIVCPSCGAPMRKLPSAPSIQFKGSGFYLTDYAKKSGGTEGTSPRGGSDKAADKAGEKSSEAGTAKSAGAGSDSGGGSSAPDSASSSTPSSAPAPPAAGKTPAGSGGA
- the rsgA gene encoding ribosome small subunit-dependent GTPase A, which translates into the protein MDEHEFDDLPLRQKRGQRRSEGIDRRAERLRAPAPVQRPADPTLPCAQTVSSSSSEAAVDPVVAGEGLVVAITRGQCEVEMDGEIVPCHLPKALAMVQKSDLAVGDRLRVARRPNGELVVAQVLPRQSRLSRPDPLLAHRERVLAANIDLAVVVTALRKPALATGLLDRFLVALAHGGVPAAIVVNKFDLAEAPPAQPSDTAGDPELARLAPYRALRIPFLFCSAKTGLGIEELRDLLAAKTVVFVGHSGVGKSSLLSALSPELDVRVGEVSAMNARGRHTTTRARIYRLPNETRIIDTPGIREFGLWKLSREELSGYFEEFEELSPQCRFNDCSHSHEPQCAVREAAASGALDTSRYETYLRILASLSAER
- a CDS encoding sigma-54-dependent Fis family transcriptional regulator, with the translated sequence MIGSILIVDDEASLLDFLSVLCTSEGLQVATARSVREAREQLAERTPDLVLCDMMMPDGNGLELLKEIKAGESRTSVIMMTAYTSTKNAIDAMKLGAYDYVPKPFDIDELKAVLQRALEKNRLYEENTYLRRELEQRYAFKNIIGRSPRMQAIFGLIERVARTASTVLIHGESGTGKELIARAIHFSSPRATQRVLSINCGAMPENLLESELFGHERGSFTGALRDKKGLFQEASHGTLFLDEIGEMSLPMQVKLLRVLQEKVVRRVGGSSEDPVDVRIIAATNQNLVEKIGRGEFREDLFYRINVIPISIPPLRARREDIPLLVDHFLHKYSAALGVPAKRISAEAMRLLEGHSWPGNVRELENLIERAIALSTGSAITAADLPTSLAGSGTRDEQGVALPPEGIDLEGLLEGIRADVMRQALERSGGVQTQAAELLRMSFRSFRYYARKAGITGVQD